Below is a genomic region from Lonsdalea populi.
TTCGTGCTGGCGGTTTGCCGATCACATTTGACTAAGTACATTGCCATTCCAGACATCACCCCGATTAATGACGCGAGGATTATTGACCTGCTCCCCATTGCTAACAGCTGCCAGAAAATGCCAGACACAAAAACAAAAAAGCCCGCAGTTACGCGGGATTAGCGGTGTTTATTGCTTTTACGTGCTGGCTGTTGCCAGACGTTAAATCATTCCCACTCAATCGTCGCCGGCGGCTTGCCGGAGACGTCGTACACCACGCGGGAGATGCCGTCCACTTCGTTGATGATGCGGTTGGAGACACGGCCGAGAAATTCATACGGCAGGTGCGCCCAATGTGCAGTCATGAAGTCCACGGTTTCCACCGCACGCAGAGAGACGACCCAGTCGTACTTACGGCCGTCACCCATCACGCCTACGGAGCGCACCGGCAGGAACACGGTAAATGCCTGGCTAACCTTCTGATACAGGTCGGCTTTGTGCAGTTCTTCGATAAAGATGGCATCGGCGCGGCGCAGCAGATCGCAGTACTCTTTTTTCACTTCGCCCAGTACACGCACGCCCAGACCCGGTCCCGGGAACGGGTGGCGGAACAGCATGTCGTGCGGTAAGCCCAGTTCCAGACCGATTCTACGCACTTCGTCTTTGAACAGCTCTTTCAGCGGCTCAACAAGGCCCAGCTTCATCTCTTTCGGCAGGCCGCCCACGTTATGGTGCGATTTAATGACGTGCGCTTTGCCGGTGGCAGACGCTGCGGATTCGATAACATCCGGATAAATGGTGCCCTGAGCCAGCCATTTTACCTCAGTCAGTTTGCTCGCTTCCTCATCGAAAACTTCCACAAACACACGGCCAATGATTTTACGCTTGGCTTCCGGCTCATCAATACCCGCCAGCGCGCTCAGGAATCGCTCTTCAGCCGGGACATGAACAATGTTCAGACCGAAATGGTCGCCGAACATTTCCAGCACCTGATCCGCTTCGTTCAGCCGCAACAAACCGTTGTCCACGAAGACACAGGTCAAACGGTCGCCGATGGCGCGGTGCAGCAGCATCGCCGTCACAGAGGAGTCGACGCCGCCGGACAGGCCGAGGATCACTTTATCTTCACCCACCTGCTGGCGGATGCGGGAGACGGCATCGTCGATGATTTTCGCCGGCGTCCACAGCGCTTCGCAACGGCAGATCTCGAGGACAAAACGCTCCAGCATGCGCTGGCCCTGGCGAGTGTGGGTTACTTCGGGGTGGAACTGTACGCCGTAAAAACGTTTTTCTTCATTCGCCATAATGGCAAACGGACAGGTATCGGTACTGGCTACGGTCACAAAATCCCGGGGGATCGCGGTCACCTTGTCGCCGTGGCTCATCCACACGTCCAGCAACGGTTCGCCCGCAACACTGACGGCATCCTGAATGTCCCGCACCAGCGCGCTGGCGGATTTCACTTCCACCTGCGCATAGCCGAACTCCCGCTGATTAGAGCCTTCAACTTTTCCGCCTAGCTGCATTGCCATGGTCTGCATGCCGTAGCAGACGCCCAACACCGGAACACCCGCCTGGAACACATATTCAGGCGCTCTCGGGCTGTTGAACTCGGTAGTGCTTTCCGGGCCGCCGGAGAGAATAATGCCGTTTGGATTGAATTCGCGAATCTGCGCTTCGGTAACATCCCATGCCCAAAGTTCACAGTACACGCCCAGCTCACGCACACGGCGCGCGACGAGTTGCGTATATTGCGAACCGAAATCCAGAATAAGAATGCGGTGTTGATGAATATTTTCTGTCATGAGAGGCGTATTCCAATACGGATAGAAGCGAATGAAAAATAGAACCCGATAAATATTACCGGGTTCTGTTCGTTAAATCAGCCAGCAAGAGCACTTAACCTAAGCGGTAGTTAGGCGACTCTTTGGTAATAGTAA
It encodes:
- the guaA gene encoding glutamine-hydrolyzing GMP synthase, with protein sequence MTENIHQHRILILDFGSQYTQLVARRVRELGVYCELWAWDVTEAQIREFNPNGIILSGGPESTTEFNSPRAPEYVFQAGVPVLGVCYGMQTMAMQLGGKVEGSNQREFGYAQVEVKSASALVRDIQDAVSVAGEPLLDVWMSHGDKVTAIPRDFVTVASTDTCPFAIMANEEKRFYGVQFHPEVTHTRQGQRMLERFVLEICRCEALWTPAKIIDDAVSRIRQQVGEDKVILGLSGGVDSSVTAMLLHRAIGDRLTCVFVDNGLLRLNEADQVLEMFGDHFGLNIVHVPAEERFLSALAGIDEPEAKRKIIGRVFVEVFDEEASKLTEVKWLAQGTIYPDVIESAASATGKAHVIKSHHNVGGLPKEMKLGLVEPLKELFKDEVRRIGLELGLPHDMLFRHPFPGPGLGVRVLGEVKKEYCDLLRRADAIFIEELHKADLYQKVSQAFTVFLPVRSVGVMGDGRKYDWVVSLRAVETVDFMTAHWAHLPYEFLGRVSNRIINEVDGISRVVYDVSGKPPATIEWE